One window of the Cryptomeria japonica chromosome 7, Sugi_1.0, whole genome shotgun sequence genome contains the following:
- the LOC131057129 gene encoding L-type lectin-domain containing receptor kinase SIT2-like, producing the protein MPNGSLDKLIFENSGGVLGWAQRYMILRDVSAGLLYLHQGWEQRVVHRDIKSSNVLLDSELHGKLGDFGLARLYKHDDNYLSTRVMGTPGYIAPEVAHTGKATPDSDVFSFGVLMLEVACGRRPVTPFPDAPQIGLLDWLRELQDNEKQLDAADPKLNGEYIEDEMERVLHLGLLCSDPQPKARPNMRQVLQILQGEASLISLSLDMCEQSPMTESSDNYSTYAYRSTSLEGR; encoded by the coding sequence ATGCCCAACGGAAGCTTGGACAAATTGATTTTTGAGAATTCTGGAGGAGTGCTGGGATGGGCTCAGAGGTACATGATTCTACGGGATGTATCTGCTGGACTGCTGTATCTTCACCAAGGATGGGAACAGAGAGTAGTGCACAGAGACATCAAGTCCAGCAATGTTTTGTTGGATTCGGAGCTTCATGGAAAATTGGGGGATTTTGGGCTTGCTCGTTTGTATAAGCATGATGACAATTACTTGAGCACTCGTGTGATGGGAACGCCAGGGTACATCGCACCAGAAGTAGCACACACCGGAAAGGCCACTCCCGATTCCGATGTGTTCAGCTTTGGGGTTTTAATGTTGGAGGTTGCCTGCGGAAGGCGTCCTGTGACTCCCTTTCCTGATGCCCCTCAAATTGGTTTGTTGGACTGGCTGAGAGAGTTGCAGGACAACGAGAAGCAATTGGATGCAGCGGATCCAAAGCTTAATGGTGAATACATTGAGGATGAAATGGAGAGAGTGCTCCATTTGGGATTGCTCTGTTCCGATCCTCAACCGAAAGCCAGACCGAACATGAGGCAAGTGCTGCAAATTCTTCAAGGGGAAGCATCCCTCATTTCACTTTCGCTTGACATGTGTGAACAAAGTCCAATGACAGAGAGCTCAGACAATTACAGTACATATGCCTACCGTTCCACTTCCTTGGAGGGACGTTAG
- the LOC131057130 gene encoding L-type lectin-domain containing receptor kinase VII.1-like, producing the protein MGNSPVVVALFLVLLCPGPAVEAQTDFIDETSFSFVNLSGSATVIPDVGIRLTDQAEFIKGRALYSEPVRMKDGGSVDETFSFSTTFVFCILPPSDLSMAGDGLAFIITPRASQDKAATGQHLGLFDKFTSMGQSSNHLFAVEFDIVKNEEFNDINGNHVGVDLNSLISIESKSAGYWIGNQFLELDLKSGQNIQAWIDYDHLQKELNVSVAPAGSLRPEIPLISMENLSLSSILEEEMYVSFSASTG; encoded by the coding sequence ATGGGAAACTCGCCTGTGGTCGTTGCACTCTTCCTCGTCCTCCTCTGTCCTGGGCCAGCCGTCGAAGCTCAAACGGACTTCATCGATGAAACTAGTTTCTCTTTCGTAAATCTGTCTGGAAGTGCAACAGTGATCCCCGATGTAGGTATCCGCCTCACCGATCAGGCAGAATTCATCAAGGGCAGAGCTTTATATTCAGAACCTGTGCGTATGAAAGATGGCGGGTCCGTGGATGAAACATTTTCATTCAGCACTACCTTTGTATTCTGCATACTCCCTCCTTCAGATCTTTCAATGGCCGGAGATGGATTGGCCTTTATCATAACGCCTCGGGCATCGCAAGACAAAGCTGCAACCGGTCAACACCTTGGTCTGTTCGACAAGTTTACGAGCATGGGACAGTCTTCCAATCATCTGTTTGCAGTAGAGTTTGACATAGTAAAGAACGAAGAATTCAATGACATTAATGGCAATCATGTGGGGGTAGATCTCAACTCTTTAATCTCCATAGAGTCTAAGTCTGCAGGTTATTGGATTGGCAATCAGTTTTTAGAGCTGGATCTCAAGAGTGGACAGAATATACAAGCTTGGATTGACTATGATCATCTTCAAAAGGAGCTCAATGTAAGTGTAGCCCCTGCTGGTTCTCTTCGCCCAGAAATTCCCCTGATATCTATGGAGAATCTGAGTTTGTCCAGCATTCTTGAAGAAGAAATGTATGTTAGTTTCTCAGCATCAACAGGATAG